A genome region from Flavobacterium sp. CFS9 includes the following:
- a CDS encoding response regulator transcription factor: MKILIIEDEQQIAQSIRNYFKTNGIQCETAESYSLALSKIDSYDYDCILLDIMLPDGDGFDILRELKRKNKTDGVIVISAKETLETRIEGFNLGADDFLTKPFHLSELLVRMQALIRRKNFKGNNTIIFNEIVIDILSKSVMVNDIKLDLTKKEIDLLLFLIANDNKVLSKAAIAEHLSGDMADMLDNHDFIYAHIKNLKKKLSQAGSGDYIKTVYGLGYKWENE, from the coding sequence ATGAAAATTTTAATCATAGAAGATGAGCAGCAAATTGCTCAAAGCATCAGGAATTATTTTAAAACAAACGGCATTCAGTGTGAAACAGCCGAAAGCTACAGCCTGGCACTTAGTAAAATTGATTCTTACGACTATGACTGTATCCTTTTGGATATTATGCTTCCTGATGGTGATGGTTTTGATATTTTAAGGGAACTCAAAAGAAAAAATAAAACGGACGGTGTTATTGTCATTTCTGCCAAAGAAACACTCGAAACGCGGATTGAAGGATTTAACCTTGGCGCAGATGATTTTCTGACCAAACCATTTCACCTTTCTGAACTATTGGTGCGCATGCAGGCTCTCATACGGCGCAAAAATTTTAAGGGAAATAATACTATCATTTTTAATGAAATTGTAATCGACATACTTTCAAAATCGGTAATGGTAAACGATATTAAACTGGATCTTACCAAAAAAGAAATCGATCTGTTGTTATTTTTAATTGCAAATGACAATAAAGTATTGTCGAAAGCCGCCATTGCCGAGCATCTTTCCGGAGATATGGCAGATATGCTGGACAATCATGATTTTATTTATGCGCATATTAAAAATTTAAAGAAAAAACTCAGTCAGGCAGGAAGCGGTGATTATATAAAAACAGTTTACGGACTGGGATACAAATGGGAAAATGAATAG
- a CDS encoding sensor histidine kinase: protein MNSKKLLQKTTSSFLTYAIIILVIAAPLFYFISQQLYIYETDEVLHFHKGAFIKESHKDFTQKDIDLWNKYNHEVMIVPDMGVKEDSIVGKMLYDSIAKEKEPFRVLYAPVTINGRKYTYTEKINLLEMEGMVFSIALIFLFIIIMLLIGIILISKATAAKIWSPFYNTLRQIENFEIDKNKAPHFLPTDIDEFDRLNKSLERLIEKNTAIYKNQREFVENAAHELQTPLALFQTKIDTLTQLNLDQEQSNLVSSLNLDVARLNRLNKNLLLLSKIDNESFLEKSTIVLTDYITKHLDFFTEQANTKNITITTEFVSTLTITGNPALTEVLINNLFLNAIRHNKQNGKITIQVTEKELVFSNTGQTTSLTIEKLFNRFYKNNPSATGNGLGLAIIKKITELNRWEINYIFSDNMHRFIVKF, encoded by the coding sequence ATGAATAGCAAAAAATTACTCCAAAAAACAACCAGCAGTTTTCTTACTTATGCTATTATCATTTTAGTAATAGCAGCGCCATTATTCTACTTTATCAGCCAGCAGCTTTATATTTATGAGACCGATGAAGTACTGCATTTTCACAAAGGTGCTTTTATCAAAGAAAGTCATAAAGATTTTACACAAAAAGATATTGACTTATGGAACAAGTACAACCATGAAGTAATGATTGTTCCGGACATGGGCGTTAAAGAAGATTCTATTGTTGGAAAAATGCTGTATGATTCTATTGCAAAAGAAAAAGAGCCCTTCCGTGTACTTTATGCCCCTGTAACTATAAACGGCAGGAAATACACCTACACCGAAAAAATAAATCTGCTGGAAATGGAGGGGATGGTATTTAGCATTGCTCTTATCTTTCTTTTCATCATCATTATGCTGTTAATCGGAATCATCTTGATTTCAAAAGCCACAGCGGCCAAAATATGGAGTCCTTTTTATAATACGCTGCGTCAGATTGAGAATTTTGAAATAGACAAAAACAAAGCGCCTCACTTTCTGCCTACCGATATCGATGAATTTGACCGTTTGAATAAAAGCCTTGAAAGACTGATTGAAAAAAACACGGCTATTTACAAAAATCAGAGAGAATTTGTTGAAAATGCAGCCCATGAGCTTCAAACACCACTGGCTTTGTTTCAAACCAAAATAGATACACTGACACAATTGAATTTAGACCAGGAACAATCCAATCTGGTTTCGTCCTTAAATCTTGATGTCGCAAGACTTAACCGATTGAATAAAAACTTGTTGCTGCTCTCTAAAATTGACAATGAAAGTTTTCTTGAAAAAAGTACAATTGTCCTTACTGATTATATTACCAAACATTTGGACTTTTTTACCGAGCAGGCAAATACCAAAAACATAACAATCACTACTGAATTTGTATCGACATTAACCATCACAGGAAATCCGGCTCTTACGGAAGTCCTGATTAATAATTTGTTTTTGAATGCAATTCGCCACAACAAACAAAACGGGAAAATCACTATCCAAGTTACTGAGAAGGAATTAGTTTTTTCAAATACCGGACAAACCACTTCCCTGACAATCGAAAAACTCTTTAACCGATTCTATAAAAACAACCCTTCCGCTACCGGTAATGGTCTTGGACTGGCAATCATCAAAAAAATTACGGAACTGAATCGATGGGAAATAAACTATATTTTTTCTGACAATATGCACCGTTTTATCGTTAAATTCTAA
- a CDS encoding PepSY-like domain-containing protein, which translates to MKNSILACLVLLFSSYAIAQKVNEKDIPHIVKSAFLKSYPNQKNVNWEKEKNNYEASFTVVQTEHAVLLDSNGSILETEEEISVKKLPAKALAYIQKNYKNKQIKEAAVITDAQGTITFEAQVNAIDLIFDKQGTYLKSIAD; encoded by the coding sequence ATGAAAAATTCAATTCTGGCATGTTTGGTCCTGCTTTTTTCTTCTTATGCCATAGCGCAAAAAGTAAATGAAAAAGACATTCCACATATTGTAAAATCAGCCTTTTTAAAATCTTATCCCAATCAAAAGAATGTGAACTGGGAAAAAGAAAAGAACAATTACGAAGCTTCTTTTACAGTAGTCCAAACAGAACACGCGGTACTCTTAGATTCCAACGGTAGTATTTTGGAAACGGAAGAAGAAATCAGCGTGAAAAAACTTCCGGCTAAAGCGTTGGCTTACATTCAAAAAAATTATAAAAACAAACAGATAAAAGAAGCTGCTGTCATCACTGATGCTCAAGGCACGATAACTTTTGAAGCACAGGTTAACGCTATCGACCTGATTTTTGACAAACAAGGAACTTACCTTAAAAGCATAGCAGATTAA